A single genomic interval of Aedes aegypti strain LVP_AGWG chromosome 1, AaegL5.0 Primary Assembly, whole genome shotgun sequence harbors:
- the LOC110676300 gene encoding endochitinase A-like has translation MRKSTILLLLVGALCILATLDVVDAEKQRSSVKDFDRNNQKNGGRDNDWDRGYGSEKDKGSNKRKVTKSKKDRDWSSEEDEDDYEYYTRGGKSGKITNREEDRDTRYDRDRDHSNDRGGYDDRNNKNSKGKKPTRPPPPPPPPPPKMTKKPAPKKPTVPHVISSTERIFRTSTPAESSTSTTTTTEEPTTTTTTEEPTTTTTTTPAPTTTTTTTTTTEISVTTTLRKETPSSTTISARTTTRPSSGFDLGMLVDGFDWSDLFGISKPSNGPTTAKPKSPSLGLGGIGMPGSLSPGGPSRGNGMNGGGRNGGGAGGSSNGGRGGARGF, from the exons ATGAGAAAGTCAACCATTTTGCTACTGCTGGTGGGTGCGCTTTGCATTCTGGCAACACTG GACGTGGTAGATGCCGAGAAGCAGAGATCTAGTGTGAAGGACTTCGACCGGAATAACCAAAAGAATGGTGGAAGAGACAACGATTGGGATAGGGGCTACGGTAGCGAAAAAGATAAAGGCAGCAACAAACGAAAAGTAACGAAAAGCAAGAAAGACCGAGACTGGTCTTCGGAGGAAGATGAAGATGACTATGAATACTATACGCGTGGTGGAAAGAGTGGAAAGATAACAAATAGAGAAGAAGATAGAGATACAAGGTACGATCGAGATAGGGATCACTCGAACGACAGAGGTGGATATGACGACAGGAATAAcaagaattctaaaggaaaGAAACCAACACGACCTCCTCCACCACCACCTCCCCCTCCTCCGAAGATGACGAAGAAACCAGCTCCGAAGAAGCCCACAGTACCACATGTAATAAGTTCCACTGAACGCATCTTCAGAACATCTACACCGGCAGAATCGTCCACGTCTACAACTACAACAACGGAAGAGCCTACCACTACAACTACAACAGAAGAACCTACTACTACTACAACAACAACTCCAGCACCCACAACAActacaacgacgacgacgaccaccGAAATTTCGGTGACAACAACCCTACGCAAAGAAACTCCATCTTCCACAACGATTTCTGCTAGAACAACCACAAGGCCATCGTCCGGATTTGATCTCGGTATGTTGGTGGACGGGTTCGATTGGAGCGATTTATTTGGAATTAGCAAACCTAGCAATGGACCTACTACAGCAAAACCGAAGTCACCTTCGCTGGGATTGGGAGGTATTGGGATGCCGGGGAGTTTAAGTCCCGGCGGGCCAAGTCGCGGTAACGGGATGAACGGTGGCGGAAGGAATGGCGGTGGTGCTGGCGGCAGTAGCAATGGGGGACGAGGTGGGGCCAGAGGCTTTTAA